Proteins encoded in a region of the Leptotrichia trevisanii DSM 22070 genome:
- a CDS encoding glucose-1-phosphate adenylyltransferase, translated as MKVLAMILAGGRGSRLDILSEKRVKPSVPFAGKFRIIDFALSNCSNSGIYDVALLTQYLPLSLNEHIGSGKPWDFDRRDSGITMLQPHEKLGGNSWYQGTADAIRQNIDFIKSKNPKYVLILSGDHIYKMDYRWMLKEHEENDAELTIAVQPVPIEEASRFGIFEVDQNKKILNFEEKPAEPKSNLASMGIYIFNTDSLLEYLEKLENHDLDFGNHVIPAMIHEDRKVYVHTYDSYWKDVGTYDSYLEANLDLIKKSEEVGINLYDQGWKIYTRSEDLAPVRIGVTGSVQNSLICNGCKIEGSVENSVLGPGVTVRKGATVRNCIIFSGTYVDENSHLDTVIADKKTYIGKNSFIGNGNASIPNKERPDLLSSGITVIGKSVIIPDGSIIGKNVRIFAGVKVNEHNRLIETGETVKW; from the coding sequence ATGAAAGTTTTAGCTATGATTTTAGCTGGTGGAAGAGGTTCAAGACTTGATATTCTATCAGAAAAAAGAGTTAAACCAAGTGTTCCTTTTGCTGGAAAATTTAGAATTATTGATTTTGCATTAAGTAACTGTTCAAATTCTGGTATTTATGATGTTGCATTGCTTACTCAATATTTACCACTATCATTGAATGAACACATCGGATCTGGAAAACCATGGGATTTTGACAGAAGAGATTCTGGAATCACAATGTTGCAGCCACATGAAAAACTTGGTGGAAATTCCTGGTACCAAGGAACTGCTGACGCAATCAGACAAAATATTGATTTTATTAAAAGTAAAAATCCTAAATATGTATTAATTTTATCTGGAGATCATATTTATAAAATGGATTACAGATGGATGTTAAAAGAACACGAGGAAAATGACGCTGAGCTGACGATAGCTGTACAGCCTGTACCTATTGAAGAAGCAAGTAGATTTGGTATTTTTGAAGTTGATCAGAATAAAAAAATCTTAAACTTTGAAGAAAAACCTGCTGAGCCAAAAAGTAATTTAGCTTCAATGGGAATTTATATTTTTAATACAGATTCATTATTAGAATACCTTGAAAAATTGGAAAACCACGATTTAGACTTTGGAAATCACGTTATTCCTGCGATGATTCACGAAGATAGAAAAGTTTATGTTCACACTTATGACAGCTATTGGAAAGATGTGGGAACTTATGATTCATACTTGGAAGCAAATTTAGACTTAATCAAAAAATCTGAAGAAGTTGGAATTAATTTGTATGATCAAGGATGGAAAATTTATACAAGAAGCGAAGATTTAGCACCCGTTAGAATTGGAGTTACAGGAAGTGTTCAAAACTCATTAATCTGTAATGGATGTAAAATCGAAGGAAGTGTGGAAAATTCAGTGTTAGGGCCAGGAGTTACAGTTAGAAAAGGAGCAACTGTCAGAAACTGTATTATTTTTTCTGGAACTTATGTAGATGAAAATTCACACTTGGATACAGTTATTGCCGACAAAAAAACATACATCGGTAAAAATTCATTTATTGGAAATGGAAATGCAAGTATTCCAAATAAAGAACGTCCAGATTTATTGTCTTCAGGAATAACAGTTATCGGTAAGAGCGTAATTATTCCTGATGGTTCAATTATTGGTAAAAATGTAAGAATTTTTGCTGGAGTTAAAGTTAATGAACATAACAGATTAATTGAAACTGGAGAAACTGTAAAATGGTAG